Proteins from one Natrinema salinisoli genomic window:
- a CDS encoding AMP-binding protein, with amino-acid sequence MSRDEPLWSETYDRFGISETLEPYPDQPVHCFLEDAASEYTEQGLVQFGERYRYPEVLADVDRLATALRERGVEKGRRVATILPTSVQFVVASNAVSRAGGVHVPNDFLDAEADLRDRLERSDPDVLISRGEHRELVCSLAEDLDIGDVILTSLADYSADPPADHETVDGAEWLPSVLEGTERAPPDVDFDVENDVHTLLFTGGTTGRPKGCLLTHRNLVANALQAVAVQSQLAEILRGSEAAVMALPMYHAYGYSITNCLLELALDVLLVPDARNTALMGDLIETHEPLVVFGVPTQFTDLVDEELPAGVFGIAGSAPLANETKSAFEREAGGISQGYGLSEMSPLTHFDVHGVYGLLTSSSDESGLDHPSVGVPVPDTDVQLRDVDSGAEIPLERAAAKELEGELLVTGPQRMKGYLDADSEPFDEEGYVATGDVAKVDSSGRFYVVDRVKHMINVSGLKVYSETVDEVLYGLEGVRRPATIGVPDPERPGSERVHVVIEPEPDADLTAADVVDHLEGAVPEHAMPAEVTFLESIPLTDMKKTDKEVLRKRVMATKDA; translated from the coding sequence ATGTCTCGAGACGAACCACTCTGGTCGGAGACCTACGACCGGTTCGGGATTTCCGAGACGCTCGAGCCCTATCCCGACCAGCCGGTCCACTGCTTCCTCGAGGACGCCGCGAGCGAATACACAGAGCAGGGTCTCGTCCAGTTCGGCGAGCGGTACCGCTATCCCGAGGTGCTGGCGGACGTCGACCGACTGGCGACGGCACTGCGCGAGCGCGGCGTCGAGAAGGGGCGTCGCGTCGCGACGATCCTGCCGACGTCCGTCCAGTTCGTCGTCGCCTCGAACGCCGTCTCGCGGGCCGGCGGCGTCCACGTCCCGAACGATTTCCTCGACGCCGAAGCGGACCTCCGCGACCGGCTCGAGCGAAGCGACCCAGACGTATTGATCAGCCGCGGCGAACACCGCGAACTCGTTTGTTCGCTCGCGGAGGACCTCGATATCGGTGACGTCATCCTCACGTCGCTGGCTGATTACTCGGCGGATCCGCCGGCCGACCACGAGACCGTCGACGGAGCCGAGTGGCTACCGTCGGTCCTCGAGGGAACCGAACGAGCGCCCCCGGACGTCGATTTCGACGTCGAGAACGACGTCCACACGTTGCTCTTCACCGGCGGCACGACCGGCCGGCCGAAAGGGTGTCTCCTGACGCACCGAAACCTGGTGGCCAACGCCTTGCAGGCTGTCGCCGTGCAGTCCCAGCTCGCGGAGATACTCCGCGGCAGCGAGGCGGCGGTGATGGCGCTGCCGATGTATCACGCCTACGGCTACTCGATCACGAACTGTCTGCTCGAGCTCGCCCTCGACGTGTTGCTCGTCCCCGACGCGCGGAATACGGCGCTGATGGGCGACCTGATCGAGACCCACGAGCCGCTGGTCGTGTTCGGCGTTCCGACCCAGTTCACGGACCTCGTCGACGAGGAGCTGCCGGCGGGCGTGTTCGGCATCGCCGGCTCCGCACCTCTGGCGAACGAAACGAAATCAGCCTTCGAGCGCGAGGCCGGCGGCATCTCTCAGGGGTACGGCCTCTCCGAGATGTCCCCGCTCACTCACTTCGACGTCCACGGCGTTTACGGCCTTCTGACGAGCTCGTCGGACGAGAGCGGTCTCGACCATCCGTCCGTCGGCGTTCCCGTTCCGGACACGGACGTCCAGCTCCGCGACGTGGACTCGGGTGCGGAGATCCCCCTCGAGCGGGCTGCAGCGAAAGAACTCGAGGGCGAGCTGCTGGTAACCGGTCCGCAGCGGATGAAGGGGTATCTCGACGCCGATTCGGAGCCGTTCGACGAAGAAGGCTACGTCGCCACCGGCGACGTCGCGAAAGTCGATTCGTCAGGACGGTTCTACGTCGTCGACCGCGTCAAGCACATGATCAACGTCTCCGGATTGAAGGTGTATTCCGAGACAGTCGACGAGGTCCTGTACGGTCTCGAGGGCGTCAGACGACCCGCGACGATCGGCGTCCCAGACCCGGAGCGGCCCGGGAGCGAACGGGTCCACGTCGTCATCGAACCGGAACCCGACGCCGACCTTACCGCCGCCGACGTCGTCGACCACCTCGAGGGGGCGGTCCCGGAGCACGCGATGCCGGCCGAGGTGACCTTCCTGGAGTCGATTCCTCTGACTGATATGAAAAAGACGGACAAGGAGGTGTTGCGAAAGCGCGTGATGGCGACCAAAGACGCGTGA
- a CDS encoding rhomboid family intramembrane serine protease → MTKPLRESPATIGFLTLVWSLYGIRLLVESRVGHGVASSVFVVQYTNLEYVWTWFTAPFGHVNVVHLLVNSLLALYIIPESERTFGFKTTGVGFVLGGAMTAVLGTVFVGMVRSPFLTAVSASGMGSSMGLFVLLGMILERYRSYRVPIRGIRRLRIRNSTYFVVLLLVSLFGVGFDIWREVTEFSFPGLGHGYHVVGLLIGWAFSRLLDGSYAIRTLRL, encoded by the coding sequence ATGACCAAACCGCTTCGTGAGTCTCCAGCGACGATCGGCTTTCTCACGCTCGTCTGGTCGCTGTACGGGATCCGGCTACTCGTGGAGTCGCGGGTTGGACACGGGGTCGCCTCGTCCGTATTCGTCGTGCAGTACACGAATCTGGAGTACGTCTGGACGTGGTTCACAGCCCCGTTCGGCCACGTGAACGTCGTCCATCTCCTCGTCAACAGTCTGCTCGCACTCTATATTATTCCGGAGTCCGAGCGAACGTTCGGATTCAAAACGACGGGCGTAGGCTTTGTACTCGGTGGTGCGATGACGGCCGTCCTCGGAACCGTTTTCGTGGGTATGGTTCGGAGTCCGTTCCTCACTGCTGTTTCCGCGTCCGGTATGGGCTCGAGCATGGGGCTGTTCGTTCTGCTGGGGATGATTCTGGAACGGTATCGATCGTATCGGGTTCCGATTCGCGGTATCAGGCGTCTTCGTATACGGAACTCGACGTACTTCGTTGTGTTACTGTTGGTGAGTCTGTTCGGTGTCGGATTCGATATCTGGCGAGAGGTAACCGAGTTCAGCTTTCCCGGTTTGGGGCACGGATATCACGTTGTCGGTCTACTCATCGGATGGGCGTTCAGTCGTCTTCTCGACGGTAGCTACGCTATTCGGACTCTACGGTTGTAA